Below is a window of Planctomycetes bacterium MalM25 DNA.
GGGGATCGACTTCCAACGCGACGTGGCGGGGCTCCCCGGTCGGCCCGACTTCGTGATCCCTTCCGCCCCAACCCCGCTGGCGATCTTCGTCCACGGCTGCTGGTGGCACGGCCACGACTGCCCGCGTGGCGCCCGCGTCCCCAAGACCAACCGCGACTACTGGCTCGCCAAGGTCCAACGCAACCGCCGACGCGACCGCCGAGTCACTCGCCAGCTGCGCGCAGCTGGCTACTCCGTCTGGATCGTCTGGGAA
It encodes the following:
- the vsr gene encoding Very short patch repair protein, which encodes MTDPQRSRTMAAVKSRDTAPERRVASLLEELGIDFQRDVAGLPGRPDFVIPSAPTPLAIFVHGCWWHGHDCPRGARVPKTNRDYWLAKVQRNRRRDRRVTRQLRAAGYSVWIVWECRLRKSGIPTRLVTALRSATLKQ